From the Desulfovibrio legallii genome, one window contains:
- a CDS encoding elongation factor G codes for MPTPLEMQRTFALVGTGGCGKTSLAEMLLFNAGAVSRLGAIEEGSTCLDYEPEEVRRRGSVQPACATYLWNKNRHFLLDIPGDGNFTGDMEYLLKGVDSVVFVLDAVDGVRPLTKKFWSMVRAAGLPALLVINKMDRDRADFQMAFDGLTALGIKPVALQLPIRQGETLVGMADVLAGRARMYGADGDVADADIPAGLADDVTLLRDVAVENIAESDEELMEKYLEEGSLSPEDLRTGLRAGVLKGELTPVLACSSLENKGGKALLEAIEALLPSPLDRPAFVGEDGAERAPDPEAPVACFVFKTLADPFAGQLSLLRVLSGTLGGDMNLKNARSGEGERLGGLLYLLGKTQTPCKEAVGPGALVAVAKLKNTRTGDTLCDEKAPFSLPVPDLPPQLITYALAPKEKGEEDKVYTAMQRLLDEDVTLRLGRDEETGDILLSGMGQLHIELSVEKAKRRFKVDIVLKTPKVPYRETVRGKCQVQGRHKKQSGGRGQFGDCWIEMEGLPRGSGYIFEDAIVGGVIPRQYIPAIDKGVQEAAARGFLAGCQVVDFRVKVYDGSYHTVDSSEMAFKVAGSLAFKKAMETLKPVLLEPIVLLTVSVPDESMGDVIGDLSSRRGKVLGSDSQGGATEIKAHVPMSEVLRYAPDLRSMTGGQGFFTMEFDHYEEAPQPVVEKVMTEHQKSRGE; via the coding sequence ATGCCTACTCCACTGGAAATGCAACGCACGTTCGCACTCGTCGGCACCGGCGGCTGCGGCAAAACGTCTCTGGCGGAGATGCTGCTCTTCAACGCCGGGGCCGTGAGCCGCCTGGGCGCCATCGAAGAAGGCAGCACCTGCCTGGACTACGAACCCGAAGAAGTGCGCCGCCGCGGTTCGGTGCAGCCCGCCTGCGCCACCTACCTTTGGAACAAAAACCGCCATTTCCTGCTGGATATCCCCGGTGACGGCAATTTTACGGGCGATATGGAATATCTGCTCAAAGGCGTGGACAGCGTGGTCTTTGTGCTGGACGCTGTGGACGGAGTGCGCCCCCTGACCAAAAAATTCTGGAGCATGGTACGCGCCGCCGGCCTGCCCGCCCTGCTGGTCATCAACAAAATGGACCGCGACCGGGCCGATTTTCAAATGGCCTTTGACGGTCTGACCGCCTTGGGCATCAAGCCCGTGGCCCTGCAGCTGCCCATACGCCAGGGCGAGACCCTGGTGGGCATGGCTGATGTGCTCGCAGGCCGGGCGCGGATGTACGGCGCCGACGGCGACGTGGCCGACGCGGACATCCCCGCGGGCCTGGCTGACGACGTAACCCTGCTGCGCGACGTTGCCGTAGAAAACATCGCCGAAAGCGATGAAGAACTCATGGAAAAATATCTGGAGGAAGGCAGCCTCAGCCCCGAAGACCTGCGCACGGGCCTGCGCGCAGGCGTGCTCAAGGGCGAGCTGACCCCGGTGCTGGCCTGCTCCTCCCTGGAAAACAAGGGCGGCAAAGCCCTGCTGGAGGCCATTGAGGCCCTGCTGCCCTCCCCCCTGGACCGCCCGGCCTTTGTGGGCGAAGACGGCGCGGAACGCGCGCCCGACCCCGAAGCCCCGGTGGCCTGCTTTGTATTCAAAACCCTGGCGGATCCCTTTGCCGGGCAGCTCTCCCTGCTGCGAGTGCTTTCCGGCACGCTCGGCGGCGATATGAATCTTAAAAACGCCCGCAGCGGCGAGGGCGAACGCCTGGGCGGGCTGCTCTACCTGCTGGGCAAAACCCAGACCCCCTGCAAGGAAGCCGTGGGCCCCGGCGCGCTGGTGGCTGTGGCCAAGCTCAAAAATACCCGCACCGGCGACACCTTGTGTGACGAAAAAGCCCCCTTCAGCCTGCCCGTGCCCGACCTGCCCCCGCAGCTCATCACCTACGCCCTGGCCCCCAAGGAAAAAGGCGAGGAAGACAAAGTCTACACCGCCATGCAGCGGCTGCTGGACGAAGACGTCACCCTGCGCCTGGGCCGCGATGAAGAAACCGGCGACATCCTGCTTTCAGGCATGGGCCAGCTGCACATTGAGCTTTCGGTAGAAAAGGCCAAACGCCGCTTCAAGGTGGATATTGTGCTCAAAACGCCCAAGGTGCCCTACCGCGAAACCGTGCGGGGCAAGTGCCAGGTGCAGGGGCGGCACAAAAAACAGTCCGGCGGCCGGGGGCAGTTCGGCGACTGCTGGATTGAGATGGAAGGCCTGCCGCGCGGCTCCGGCTATATTTTTGAAGACGCCATCGTGGGCGGCGTCATCCCCCGCCAGTATATCCCGGCCATTGACAAAGGCGTGCAGGAAGCCGCAGCGCGCGGCTTTCTGGCCGGCTGCCAGGTGGTGGACTTTCGCGTGAAGGTCTACGACGGCAGCTACCACACGGTGGACTCCTCTGAAATGGCCTTCAAAGTGGCGGGGTCCCTGGCCTTCAAAAAAGCCATGGAAACCCTCAAACCCGTGCTGCTGGAACCCATCGTCCTGCTCACCGTTTCCGTGCCGGACGAAAGCATGGGCGACGTCATCGGCGACCTTTCCTCCCGCCGCGGCAAGGTGCTGGGTTCCGATTCCCAGGGCGGCGCCACGGAAATCAAGGCCCATGTGCCCATGAGTGAAGTGCTGCGCTATGCCCCGGACCTGCGCTCCATGACCGGCGGCCAGGGCTTTTTCACCATGGAATTTGACCACTATGAAGAGGCCCCGCAGCCCGTGGTCGAAAAGGTCATGACCGAGCACCAGAAAAGCCGCGGCGAATAG
- a CDS encoding bifunctional methionine sulfoxide reductase B/A protein, translated as MPPLSPQEAAVLLHKATEPPFSGAYVHTQTPGAYLCRQCGTPLFRAEDKFDSGSGWPSFDDALPQAVRRLPDPDGRRTEIVCAHCGGHLGHVFEGEGFTPKNTRHCVNSLSLHFVPAGKDPAAPTAKAAAPQPGATGPDADAACTGLALLAGGCFWGVEDALGRLPGVCSAQSGYTGGHTPDPTYEEVCTGLTGHAEAVRLTFDPARISYEQILRRFFEIHDPTQLDRQGPDVGEQYRSAVFYVDEDQKNTALRLLDALRGLGYAVVTQVLPAGPFYPAEAYHQHFARRTGRGACHLSVPRFSRRAED; from the coding sequence ATGCCCCCACTTTCGCCGCAAGAAGCCGCCGTCCTGCTGCACAAGGCCACGGAACCGCCCTTCAGCGGAGCCTATGTACATACCCAAACGCCGGGAGCTTACCTCTGCCGCCAGTGCGGCACACCCCTGTTCCGCGCCGAAGACAAGTTTGACTCCGGCAGCGGCTGGCCCAGCTTTGACGACGCCCTGCCCCAGGCCGTGCGCCGCCTGCCCGACCCCGACGGACGCCGCACGGAGATCGTCTGCGCCCATTGCGGCGGCCACCTGGGCCACGTTTTTGAAGGCGAAGGCTTTACCCCCAAAAACACCCGGCACTGCGTCAATTCCCTTTCCCTGCACTTTGTGCCGGCCGGGAAAGACCCGGCGGCCCCCACGGCCAAAGCCGCCGCTCCGCAGCCCGGCGCAACCGGGCCGGACGCGGACGCCGCCTGCACGGGGCTGGCCCTGCTGGCCGGGGGCTGCTTCTGGGGCGTGGAGGACGCTCTGGGCCGTCTGCCCGGCGTGTGTTCGGCCCAGTCCGGCTACACGGGCGGCCACACCCCCGACCCGACCTATGAAGAGGTCTGCACCGGCCTCACGGGCCACGCCGAAGCCGTGCGCCTGACCTTCGACCCCGCCCGCATCAGCTACGAACAGATCCTGCGCCGCTTTTTTGAAATCCACGACCCCACCCAACTGGACCGCCAGGGACCGGATGTGGGGGAGCAATACCGCTCCGCCGTGTTCTATGTGGATGAAGACCAGAAAAACACGGCCCTGCGGCTGCTGGACGCGCTGCGCGGCCTGGGCTACGCCGTGGTCACCCAGGTGCTGCCCGCCGGGCCCTTCTACCCGGCCGAGGCCTACCACCAGCACTTTGCCCGGCGCACGGGGCGCGGGGCCTGTCACCTTTCCGTGCCGCGCTTTTCCCGTCGGGCCGAAGACTGA
- the galE gene encoding UDP-glucose 4-epimerase GalE: protein MSILVCGGAGYIGSHNVRLLQSRGEEPVVLDNLRTGHRAAVPAGVPLYVGDMRDPAQLDAIFARHKIEAVLHFAAWSLVGESVEQPLPYFNNNIHGMQVLLEAMLRHGVDKIVFSSSAAVYGEPASVPIPEDTPLEPTNPYGESKHIMERMAHWAGRAHGIRAVVLRYFNVAGAWPDGSMGEDHRPESHLVPLILQVPLGLRPHITVFGDDYPTPDGTCIRDYLDVLELADAHCRALHYLRAGGASVVCNLGNGRGFSVREMIDAARLVTGKDIPIEIGPRRPGDPARLVAAPERARQVLGWTAHAPLESIIATAWAWHQSHPHGYEEDS from the coding sequence ATGTCCATACTGGTTTGCGGCGGCGCCGGCTACATCGGCTCACACAACGTGCGGCTCTTGCAGTCGCGCGGCGAAGAACCCGTGGTGCTGGACAACCTGCGCACCGGCCACCGGGCGGCGGTGCCCGCAGGCGTGCCCCTGTATGTGGGCGACATGCGCGACCCGGCCCAACTGGACGCCATTTTTGCGCGCCATAAGATAGAGGCCGTGCTGCACTTTGCGGCCTGGTCCCTGGTGGGGGAAAGCGTGGAACAGCCCCTGCCCTATTTCAACAACAATATCCATGGAATGCAGGTTCTTCTGGAAGCCATGCTGCGCCACGGCGTGGACAAAATCGTGTTCTCGTCCTCCGCCGCCGTCTACGGCGAGCCCGCCAGCGTGCCCATCCCCGAAGACACGCCTCTTGAACCCACCAATCCCTACGGCGAAAGCAAACACATCATGGAGCGCATGGCCCACTGGGCGGGCCGGGCCCACGGCATCCGCGCCGTAGTGCTGCGTTATTTCAACGTGGCCGGGGCCTGGCCCGACGGCAGCATGGGCGAAGACCACCGGCCCGAAAGCCACCTGGTGCCCCTCATCCTGCAGGTGCCTCTGGGCCTGCGGCCCCACATCACCGTGTTCGGCGACGACTACCCCACTCCGGACGGCACCTGCATACGCGACTATCTGGACGTACTGGAACTGGCCGACGCCCACTGCCGCGCCCTGCACTATCTGCGCGCCGGCGGCGCGAGCGTGGTCTGTAACCTGGGCAACGGACGGGGCTTTTCCGTGCGGGAAATGATTGACGCGGCCCGCCTGGTCACCGGCAAAGACATCCCCATCGAAATCGGCCCCCGCAGGCCCGGCGACCCAGCCCGACTGGTAGCCGCGCCGGAGCGCGCCCGCCAGGTGCTGGGCTGGACCGCCCACGCCCCGCTGGAAAGCATTATCGCCACGGCCTGGGCCTGGCACCAGAGCCATCCCCACGGCTATGAGGAGGATTCCTGA
- a CDS encoding efflux transporter outer membrane subunit, producing MDTTRVPTVVALVLTLWLAACSLAPEYQRPAAPIPSSVTDAGYGPDVVAPAAGQPADAAAPGWRDFFTDDQLRALIAEGLQQNRDLKLAVLAVAEARAQYGVQRAERLPQLSLDGSDTVSGSFYDQKPKDKFAPMLTIPAFELDFFGRVKNLSGAALERYLASEEAAKTAQISLVAQIAQSWADLRLARESLQLARETAQSWQASYAFMENRLRSGQASVLELEQARGAAASAQAALAQQEQEAVRAANALSLLLGSFEKRNLPPAVPLAEQVMAPLPSSLASSVLLRRPDVLEAEHKLRAANADIGAARAAFFPVISLTGSAGYASGALTSLFDGAASVWTFVPRLVLPIFTAGRNKANLDLATVRKESSVTTYEKTLQTAFREVADALMTRQHYAGQLAAQQEYLAVQRRVLALAKGRYASGTISYIEVLDAQRTVYAAEQALLTIRRNQLVNDSNLYAALGGGQTEHAPAPAVRP from the coding sequence ATGGATACTACGCGTGTGCCGACCGTGGTGGCCCTTGTGCTGACACTGTGGCTTGCCGCCTGCTCTCTTGCGCCGGAATACCAGCGCCCGGCGGCCCCCATTCCGTCTTCGGTGACGGATGCGGGCTACGGCCCCGACGTCGTTGCTCCGGCCGCAGGGCAGCCTGCGGATGCGGCGGCCCCGGGCTGGCGCGATTTCTTCACCGACGACCAGCTGCGGGCGCTTATTGCGGAGGGCCTGCAGCAGAACCGCGACCTGAAGCTGGCCGTGCTGGCCGTAGCCGAAGCCCGCGCCCAGTACGGCGTGCAACGGGCTGAACGCCTGCCCCAGTTGTCGCTGGACGGCAGTGATACGGTTTCCGGTTCCTTCTATGATCAGAAACCCAAAGACAAGTTTGCGCCCATGCTGACGATTCCGGCTTTTGAACTGGACTTCTTCGGCAGGGTAAAAAACCTCAGCGGCGCGGCTCTGGAACGCTACCTCGCCAGTGAGGAAGCGGCTAAAACCGCGCAAATCAGCCTGGTGGCGCAGATCGCCCAGAGCTGGGCCGACCTGCGCCTGGCCCGCGAAAGTCTGCAGCTGGCCCGCGAAACAGCGCAAAGCTGGCAGGCTTCTTACGCCTTTATGGAAAATCGGCTGCGCTCCGGCCAGGCTTCGGTGCTGGAGCTGGAGCAGGCCCGCGGCGCGGCGGCTTCGGCCCAGGCGGCGCTGGCCCAGCAGGAGCAGGAGGCCGTGCGGGCCGCCAACGCCCTGTCCTTGCTGTTGGGCAGCTTTGAGAAGCGAAACCTGCCCCCTGCCGTACCCCTGGCCGAGCAGGTCATGGCGCCGCTGCCGTCCAGCTTGGCCTCGTCCGTGCTGCTGCGGCGGCCGGACGTGCTGGAGGCCGAGCACAAGCTCCGGGCCGCCAATGCGGACATCGGCGCGGCGCGGGCGGCCTTCTTTCCCGTCATCAGCCTGACAGGCAGCGCGGGCTACGCCAGCGGCGCGCTCACAAGCCTGTTTGACGGCGCGGCCTCGGTCTGGACTTTTGTACCGCGTCTGGTCCTGCCCATTTTTACGGCGGGACGCAACAAGGCCAACCTGGATCTGGCCACGGTGCGGAAAGAAAGCTCCGTGACAACCTATGAAAAAACCCTGCAGACGGCCTTCCGCGAAGTGGCGGACGCGCTCATGACCCGGCAGCACTACGCCGGGCAGCTGGCGGCGCAACAGGAATACCTGGCGGTTCAGCGTCGGGTGCTGGCCCTGGCCAAGGGCCGTTACGCCAGCGGAACCATCAGTTATATTGAAGTGCTGGACGCACAGCGTACGGTCTATGCCGCCGAACAGGCCCTTTTGACCATCCGGCGCAACCAGCTGGTCAACGACAGCAACCTCTACGCCGCTCTGGGCGGCGGGCAGACGGAACACGCGCCCGCTCCCGCGGTGCGGCCCTGA
- a CDS encoding copper-binding protein translates to MNTRIFAFAAALALTLSFGLVSRNVSAAQSLDHAAHGAAPAVDMTQNGPMAGMSHDAPAADAGQVYTAQGTLVSVDATMPRAVIKHAPVTALNWPAMTMGFAVEDAALLDGLKPGDAVRFDFRMEGTKAVIVDLERR, encoded by the coding sequence ATGAATACCCGTATCTTTGCTTTTGCCGCAGCCCTGGCCCTGACCCTCTCCTTTGGCCTTGTTTCCCGCAACGTTTCTGCCGCCCAGAGCCTGGACCACGCGGCCCACGGCGCGGCCCCGGCCGTCGATATGACGCAGAACGGCCCGATGGCCGGCATGAGCCACGACGCCCCCGCAGCCGACGCCGGACAGGTGTATACCGCCCAGGGGACGCTGGTGAGCGTGGACGCGACCATGCCCAGGGCGGTCATCAAGCACGCCCCGGTGACAGCTCTGAACTGGCCGGCCATGACCATGGGCTTCGCCGTGGAGGACGCCGCCTTGCTGGATGGTCTCAAGCCCGGCGACGCGGTGCGCTTTGACTTCCGTATGGAAGGGACCAAGGCCGTCATCGTGGATCTGGAACGCCGCTAA
- a CDS encoding efflux RND transporter permease subunit — protein sequence MIGALIRACVRNRFFVLLGSVLLAVWGAWAVYHTPVDALPDLSDTQVIIRTSYPGKAPQLVEDQITYPLTTAMLSVPGATSVRGYSSFGDSYVYVIFDDKTDLYWARSRVLEYLNQVQGRLPDGVTPALGPDATGIGWIYEYALVDKSGKHDLAELRSLQDWMLKFELAAVPGVAEVASVGGVVKEYQIVADPVKLAQYNIPLGAIASAVGKANQEAGGSVIEQAEAEYMVRAGGYLQSLDDFRKIVLKTAADGTPVYLEQVATVRLGPEMRRGLVELNGQGEVAGGIVLLRSGENARAVINAVREKLTELKKSLPQGVEIVTTYDRSQLIQRAVDNLTDKLKEEFLVVAVVCALFLLHLRSAMVAVLALPLALCAAFITMYYQGISANIMSLGGIAIAVGAMVDASVVMVENAHRKLRRWADASPGEPLTEARRWEIITDAAVELGPALFVSLLIITLSFIPVFALEGQEGKMFRPLALTKLYAMGASAILSVVVIPVLTGLWVRGNIPSEEKNPISRFLIRLYNPAIRAVLHRPRTTLVVALLVLLSTLWPLARLGGEFLPHMDEGDLLYMPSTLPGVSVAEVGRILQLTDKMIKTVPEVDTVFGKAGRAETATDPAPVEMLETTIRLKPREQWRKGMTIEKIIEELDAAVRLPGMANLWVPPIRNRIDMTSTGVKSPIAVKVSGPDMAQIDATALQVQHVAASVPGVVSALAESLTGGRYVDVRVNRERAARYGMNVADVQLFVSSAVGGEKIGETVEGVARYPINLRYPQQYRDSLPALQSLPVLTPAGEQITLGDVADVRMVSGPTMLKSEQARLAGWVYIDARGRDMVSVVRDLDKAIREQISLPAGVSVSFTGQYAMLERATERLTLMVPATLLIIFVLLYMEFKSVRESLLIMLCLPFSLVGGVWFMYLKGYAMSVATGVGYIALAGLAAEFGVVMLIYLKHAVAERPGLASPATATAAELDEAIHDGAVLRVRPKAMTAVTTVAGLLPIFWTAGTGSEIMTRIAAPMFGGMISAAALSMFILPAAYKLLLAARLLPHGRPQA from the coding sequence ATGATCGGCGCTCTTATCCGCGCCTGCGTGCGCAACCGTTTTTTTGTGCTGCTGGGGTCCGTTCTGCTGGCCGTCTGGGGGGCCTGGGCCGTTTACCATACGCCTGTGGACGCCCTGCCCGACCTTTCGGATACCCAGGTCATCATCCGGACGTCCTATCCGGGCAAGGCCCCGCAGTTGGTGGAGGACCAGATCACCTATCCGCTGACCACGGCCATGCTTTCTGTGCCGGGGGCCACCAGCGTACGCGGCTATTCTTCCTTCGGCGATTCGTATGTCTACGTCATTTTTGACGACAAGACAGACCTCTACTGGGCCCGCAGCCGTGTGCTGGAATACCTGAACCAGGTGCAGGGGCGGCTGCCCGATGGCGTGACGCCCGCCCTGGGGCCGGACGCCACGGGCATCGGCTGGATTTATGAATACGCCCTGGTGGACAAAAGCGGCAAACACGACCTGGCCGAGCTGCGCTCTTTGCAGGACTGGATGCTTAAGTTTGAGCTGGCCGCCGTGCCCGGCGTGGCCGAGGTGGCTTCGGTGGGCGGCGTGGTCAAGGAATACCAGATCGTTGCGGACCCGGTGAAGCTGGCGCAGTACAACATCCCCCTGGGCGCTATTGCCAGCGCTGTGGGCAAGGCCAACCAGGAGGCCGGCGGCTCCGTCATCGAGCAGGCCGAGGCCGAATATATGGTGCGCGCGGGCGGCTATCTGCAAAGTCTGGACGATTTTCGCAAGATCGTGCTCAAAACCGCCGCCGACGGCACGCCCGTCTATCTGGAGCAGGTGGCCACGGTGCGTCTTGGCCCGGAAATGCGCCGGGGCCTGGTGGAGCTTAACGGCCAGGGCGAGGTGGCGGGCGGCATTGTGCTGCTGCGTTCGGGCGAAAACGCCCGCGCGGTCATCAACGCCGTGCGTGAAAAGCTGACCGAGCTGAAGAAAAGTCTGCCCCAGGGCGTGGAAATAGTCACTACCTATGACCGCAGCCAGCTCATCCAGCGCGCCGTGGACAACCTTACGGATAAACTTAAGGAAGAATTCCTGGTGGTGGCTGTGGTCTGCGCGCTCTTTCTGCTGCACCTGCGTTCGGCCATGGTGGCCGTGCTGGCCCTGCCCCTGGCCCTCTGCGCGGCCTTTATCACCATGTACTATCAGGGCATCAGCGCCAACATCATGTCTTTGGGCGGCATAGCTATCGCCGTGGGGGCCATGGTGGACGCCTCGGTGGTTATGGTGGAAAACGCCCACCGCAAGCTGCGCCGCTGGGCGGACGCCTCGCCCGGCGAACCCCTGACCGAGGCGCGCCGCTGGGAAATCATCACCGATGCGGCGGTGGAACTGGGCCCGGCCCTGTTTGTGAGCCTGCTCATCATCACCCTGTCGTTCATTCCGGTCTTTGCCCTGGAAGGGCAGGAGGGCAAGATGTTCCGCCCCTTGGCCCTGACCAAGCTCTATGCCATGGGCGCTTCGGCCATTCTGTCCGTGGTGGTCATCCCTGTGCTCACGGGCCTGTGGGTGCGCGGCAATATCCCGTCGGAGGAGAAAAACCCCATCAGCCGTTTTCTCATCCGGCTGTACAATCCGGCCATCCGGGCCGTGCTGCACAGGCCCAGGACGACGTTGGTCGTGGCCCTGCTGGTGCTGCTTTCCACCCTCTGGCCCCTTGCGCGCTTGGGCGGCGAATTTTTGCCGCATATGGACGAAGGCGATCTGCTCTACATGCCTTCCACCCTGCCGGGCGTTTCTGTGGCCGAGGTGGGCCGCATCCTGCAGCTGACGGATAAAATGATCAAAACCGTGCCGGAAGTGGATACGGTTTTCGGCAAGGCGGGCCGGGCCGAAACGGCCACAGACCCCGCACCGGTGGAAATGCTGGAAACCACCATCCGCCTCAAACCCCGCGAGCAGTGGCGCAAAGGCATGACCATTGAGAAAATCATTGAGGAGCTGGACGCGGCCGTGCGTCTGCCGGGCATGGCCAACCTTTGGGTGCCGCCCATCCGCAACCGTATTGATATGACCTCCACCGGCGTAAAAAGCCCCATAGCCGTGAAGGTGTCCGGGCCGGACATGGCGCAGATCGACGCCACGGCCCTGCAGGTGCAGCATGTGGCCGCCAGCGTGCCCGGCGTGGTTTCCGCCCTGGCCGAAAGCCTTACCGGCGGCCGCTATGTGGACGTGCGCGTCAACCGGGAGCGTGCGGCCCGCTACGGCATGAACGTGGCGGACGTGCAGCTTTTCGTTTCTTCCGCCGTGGGTGGGGAAAAGATTGGCGAGACCGTGGAGGGCGTGGCCCGTTACCCCATCAATCTGCGCTATCCGCAGCAGTACCGCGACAGTCTGCCCGCCCTGCAGAGCCTGCCCGTGCTGACCCCCGCCGGGGAGCAGATCACCCTGGGCGACGTGGCTGACGTGCGTATGGTCTCCGGCCCCACCATGCTCAAGAGCGAGCAGGCGCGCCTGGCCGGCTGGGTATACATTGACGCGCGCGGGCGGGACATGGTTTCCGTGGTGCGTGACCTGGACAAGGCCATCCGCGAGCAGATCAGCCTGCCTGCCGGGGTGAGCGTGTCCTTCACCGGGCAGTACGCCATGCTGGAACGGGCTACGGAGCGGCTGACGCTTATGGTGCCCGCCACCCTGCTGATCATTTTTGTGCTGCTCTACATGGAGTTCAAAAGCGTACGCGAATCCCTGCTGATCATGCTCTGCCTGCCCTTCTCGCTGGTGGGCGGGGTGTGGTTCATGTACCTTAAGGGTTACGCCATGTCCGTGGCCACGGGGGTGGGCTATATTGCTTTGGCCGGGCTGGCGGCGGAGTTTGGGGTGGTCATGCTCATCTATCTCAAACACGCCGTGGCGGAACGGCCAGGTCTGGCTTCGCCCGCCACAGCCACGGCGGCAGAGCTGGACGAAGCCATCCACGACGGCGCGGTGCTGCGCGTGCGCCCCAAGGCCATGACTGCCGTAACCACTGTGGCGGGCCTGCTGCCCATCTTCTGGACGGCGGGCACGGGCTCGGAAATCATGACCCGCATTGCCGCGCCCATGTTTGGCGGCATGATCAGCGCAGCGGCCCTGTCCATGTTCATTCTGCCGGCGGCCTACAAGCTGCTGCTCGCCGCCCGCCTGCTGCCGCACGGCAGGCCGCAGGCGTAG
- a CDS encoding flavodoxin yields the protein MSKVLILYGSSTGNTESIAQKLAELIGAAGHDVKLLNAAEASADNLADGYDAVLMGCSAWGTDDLEMQDDFAPLFDEFDQMNLKGRKVAAFASGDREYEHFCGAVNAIEERAKDLGATIIAEGLKMEGDAMNDPDAVASFAEDVLKNL from the coding sequence ATGAGCAAGGTTCTCATTCTCTACGGTTCCAGCACGGGCAACACGGAAAGCATCGCCCAGAAGCTCGCGGAGCTTATCGGCGCGGCCGGGCACGACGTGAAGCTGCTCAACGCTGCCGAAGCCTCGGCGGACAATCTGGCCGACGGTTACGACGCCGTGCTCATGGGCTGCTCGGCCTGGGGCACGGACGACCTGGAAATGCAGGACGACTTCGCCCCTCTGTTTGACGAATTCGACCAGATGAACCTCAAGGGCCGCAAGGTGGCCGCCTTTGCCTCCGGCGACCGGGAATACGAACATTTTTGCGGGGCCGTCAACGCCATTGAAGAGCGCGCCAAGGATCTGGGCGCCACCATCATCGCCGAAGGCCTCAAAATGGAAGGCGACGCCATGAACGACCCCGACGCCGTGGCCTCCTTCGCCGAAGACGTCCTCAAAAACCTCTAG
- a CDS encoding septal ring lytic transglycosylase RlpA family protein translates to MQYSRWLFVPAVLAACMLLVAPLKADAASSGDASVKKVSASSKAASKKSASKDVRNAKRNVKKTSAQKQKTQRKNGKKQSRVTRESVDSRDVWLRRAQESEIMTGKASWYGRDFHGGPTASGLNYDMYTFTAAHRTLPMGTVVRVTDQENGKSVMVCVTDRGPFVRGRIIDLSYAAAQQIDIGNKGVGRVALEVVSDESGTPLSPDEAYYVRYKAAMGDETLGPYRAFADAAAMHEAVRQVHPEAVVVLGNAAQR, encoded by the coding sequence ATGCAGTATTCACGCTGGCTTTTTGTGCCGGCGGTCCTGGCAGCCTGTATGCTCCTGGTCGCTCCCCTTAAAGCCGACGCGGCTTCTTCCGGCGATGCTTCCGTCAAAAAGGTTTCCGCTTCTTCCAAAGCCGCCTCCAAAAAATCCGCTTCCAAAGATGTGCGCAACGCCAAGCGCAACGTCAAAAAAACCTCCGCCCAAAAGCAGAAAACGCAGCGCAAAAACGGCAAAAAGCAAAGCCGTGTGACGCGCGAAAGCGTGGACAGCCGTGACGTGTGGCTGCGCCGCGCCCAGGAAAGCGAGATCATGACGGGCAAGGCCTCCTGGTATGGCCGCGACTTTCACGGCGGCCCCACGGCCAGCGGGCTCAACTACGACATGTACACCTTCACCGCAGCTCACCGCACTTTGCCCATGGGCACTGTAGTGCGCGTCACGGACCAGGAAAACGGCAAAAGTGTCATGGTCTGTGTGACGGACCGCGGCCCCTTTGTACGCGGTCGCATCATCGATCTTTCCTACGCCGCAGCCCAGCAGATCGATATCGGCAACAAGGGCGTGGGGCGCGTGGCCCTGGAGGTTGTCAGCGACGAAAGCGGCACCCCCCTGAGCCCCGATGAAGCCTATTACGTGCGCTACAAGGCCGCCATGGGCGATGAGACCCTGGGCCCCTACCGCGCCTTTGCCGATGCTGCCGCCATGCACGAAGCCGTGCGCCAGGTCCACCCAGAAGCCGTGGTGGTGCTGGGCAACGCGGCCCAACGCTGA
- the yedF gene encoding sulfurtransferase-like selenium metabolism protein YedF: METADFRGLACPLPVVRCRDLLRAGAKDLRLLVDNEPAVDNVSRFLRGQGFAVSVAQEGPACWSLTASADEAAGQPPAAPEARPAASAAKNGPRTLALITTPTLGRGDDGLGAKLMTNFLTTLPELGSHLWRVILINGGVTLAATPGPALEALQRLAADGVSVLVCGTCLTHYGLLEAKAVGETSNMLDIVTSLDLADKIIRP, encoded by the coding sequence ATGGAAACAGCCGATTTCCGCGGCCTGGCCTGCCCCCTGCCGGTGGTGCGCTGCCGCGACCTGCTGCGGGCGGGCGCCAAAGACCTGCGCCTGCTGGTAGACAACGAACCCGCAGTGGATAATGTAAGCCGCTTTCTGCGCGGCCAGGGCTTTGCCGTGAGTGTGGCGCAGGAAGGACCGGCCTGCTGGAGCCTTACGGCCAGCGCCGACGAAGCAGCAGGGCAGCCGCCCGCCGCGCCGGAAGCCCGCCCCGCTGCCTCTGCGGCAAAAAACGGCCCGCGTACCCTGGCGCTTATCACCACGCCCACCCTGGGCAGGGGTGATGACGGCCTGGGCGCCAAGCTCATGACCAACTTTCTGACCACCCTGCCGGAACTGGGCTCCCACCTCTGGCGGGTGATCCTCATCAACGGCGGCGTCACCTTGGCCGCCACACCGGGCCCGGCCCTGGAGGCTTTGCAGCGTCTGGCCGCCGACGGCGTTTCCGTGCTGGTCTGCGGCACCTGCCTCACCCACTACGGCCTGCTGGAAGCCAAGGCCGTAGGCGAAACTTCCAACATGCTGGACATTGTCACCAGCCTTGACCTGGCGGACAAAATCATCCGGCCCTGA